The stretch of DNA GCGCGCACCGGTGCGGCCTTCGATGTGGTGTTCGACGGCGCCGATGTCGGTGTGGTCGCAACGGTCGGCCGGTCGATGGGGGTGAAGGTGCGCTTCACCAGCCAGGAGGTCGAGGCTGACGACGTGATCATCGCCGACGCCGCCACCGTGCCTGTCGACCGGCCCCTGGTCGTCGTGTCGAACGACCACAGGGTCCGCGACGGCGTGGCCGCCGTCGGCGCAACGGTCGTGTCCAGTGACCGCCTACTGAGCGCGCTGGGTCGACAGCCCGGCTAGCTCACCTCCGCTGCGATCGTCTCGGACTGTTGTTGACCGCCGCCGAGTGATCCGCCCGTCGAGGCCACGACCTCGCCGTCGACGCGGATCTCCAGCGAGAACGGGATGTCTGAGTTGCCGCAGTCGGAGAAGACGTCGACGTAGGCGCTGTATGACCCGGGCGGCGCGGCTCCCAGCGGCCAGAAGACGTTCTCGACCTGCCCGCCGGCACCGACGCCGCAGCCGGGGATCGTGTCGACGTCCAACTGGCCGCCGGAGTCGACCGGGGTGTTGGAGTAGGAGATCTCCGCTCCCGTGGGGTCGGTGACGTACAGGTCGAGGTCGGCGTCACCGGTCCAGCGCAGGGTGACCTGCACGTCGCCCTCACCTAGCACGATGTCGGCGGTCGGGGTCGGGATCGCCGGTGTGTCGGTGGTCGTCGGCGACGCCGTGGGGTTCGGTGTGGGTGGTGGCGTCGTTGTCGGTCCACCCGTGCCGGCGGTCCCGATGAGCATCGACAGCCTCGGTGTCGCTCCCACCGTCGTGAAGTCGTTGATGAACGAGAACTCGAACGTGTAGGTGCCGGGGCCCTCGTCGTCGAGGAAGGACGTCAGCTCTCCGGTCTCACGCACGAGCGAGAACGTGGGCACGGCCGGGTCGGCGTCGAAGTCGGTGTTGGTCACCACGCGCACGCTCGGGTAGGTGCCGTACAGGACGGCCTGGTTGCCGGTGGCTGCCGCGAACGCGTCATTGGCGTCGAGTTCCACAGTGCGCGCCGCCCCCGACGGTGCGGTGACGGTCACGACGATCCGGTCGTCCACCCCGGCGAAGTCGATGTCGGGGAAGCCGTCGGGACTGTCGCGGCCGCCGACGCCGGTCTCCGTGTCGACCAGGCCCTCGGCACGACTGATCGCCAGCCAGACGAGCTCGGACGGGTCGAGTGAGACCTCGACGCTCTCGGTGCTGAACGTCTCGCCGGCCCCCAGGGAGTTCACGACCGCGCCCGGGGTGATGAGCACCGCGGTGACGATCTCTCCACTCGGGCCGAGAACCGTGGGGATGAGGGTGGAGTCGACCGCGTCGGCGCCCGGCGGCCGGAAGATCACGACGTTGCTCAGGACGTCGTCGAGGACGAACTCGGGGATCTCGTCGACCGCGGCGATGACCACCGCGGTCGCGGCGTCGAATCCGTCCCAGGTGTCGCCGATCACGCCGATGTCGGCCGGTATCTCGCCGCGGGCCGGCAGGAGGGGATTGCCGCAGAAGCACCGCACACGCGGGACGCCGAAGTCGTCCACCAGTACCGCCGTACCCGCCTGGAGCACCGAGTCGATCGCGTTGGCGACGCCGCCGGAGAAGCCGTGGTTCGTGACCCGGGTGTCCACCTGGAGGATGACGTCGGTCAGCGAGTCCACGAAGCTCGGGATCTGGTCGACGGTGATCCCCTGGGCTGCGGCCCACGCTGCGGCCTTGTCAGCGTTCTCGGCCAGGAACTCGACGAGTTGGCCGCGGTTGCAGACGTCGATGACGTTCGTCCCGCCGTACAGGCCGGGGGCGGCTCCCGAAATCGTGGGTCCCGAGGCCGCACCCGACGGGGGTGCGTCCACGGTCGGGATGTCCAACGTGGGCAGATCGATGCCGGTCGGGAGTCCGATCCCCGGGTTGAGACCCTCCAGCACCTCTTCGGCGAGGTCGCCGATGTCGGCCGGTTCGACGGATCCGCCCAGCTCGTCGATCAGCCCCGTCGGAAGCTCGATGTCACCGGGCTCCGGGAGGTCGAGGGACGCGAGATCCGGGAGGCTCGGTACGAGCGACGGGAAGAACGGGTCGAGCCCGACCGACGCGATCGGTTCGGCGACCAGCTCGGTGATCTCGGGCCCGTCGCCCTCGTCGTCGCCTGAGGAGACGATGATGGCGAGGGCCGCGCCGAGTCCGCCGAGGACCAGCACGAGCGGCACGACCACCTTCCACCAGCCTCGTCGTCGGCCCCCACCGCCGTCGCCGGTAGCGGCGGTGGGTGGCGGACCGTCCGTCGGTGGCCCGCCCGTGGAGTCACCCGGAGGTGTTCCGACGGCCGCTGCCGCGGCCGGTGCTGCCTGGGACGCGCCGACGGCCGCGAAGGTCGCCGGTCCGACCGTGTTCATCGCGTCGCCCGACGTCACCGGCGGCACGGACTGGTCGCCTTCGAGGGCCGTACGCAGTGCGGCCGCAGAGGCGATGCGCTCGTCGGGGTCGATGCTCAGCGCCCGGTGGACGGTGTCGGCGAGCGCCGGAGGGATGTCGTTGCGCAGCGTCTCGATACGCGGCGGCGTCTCGGTGTGGTGGGCGAGCAGTAGTTGGCGCAGGGAGCCGTGCTCGTAGGGCACGCGCCCGGCGAGCAGCTGGTACAGCACCACACCGGCGGAATAGATGTCGCTGCGCTCGTCGGCCTGACCGTCGGCCTGTTCGGGCGCCATGTAGTGGGGGGTCCCCGTCGCGATGGTCGTCCCGCGTGAGGTGGCGAGAGAACGGGCCACACCGAAGTCGGTGAGCAGGAGGCGCTCTTCGCGCTCCCCGCGATGTTCGGGCTCCGTCTGGAAGAGGACGTTGGCCGGCTTCAGGTCCCGGTGTACGACACCGAGCGAGTGGGCGACCTCGAGGCCCCGGCACATGTCCGCACCGATCGAGCGCACCTCGTCGACACCCCAGCCGTAGCCCGCTTCGGCCCTCTGGGTCATCCGCAGCGCGAGGCTGCCCCGGTCCGCGTAGTCCATCACGAAGTACGGGCGGCCGTCGTCGAGGACGTCGACGTTGTGGATCCGCACGATGTGGTCGGAGTCCGCTCTCCACATGATCCGGGCCTCTTCGAGGAACCGGTTGCGGATCTCAGAGTCGCGTGCCCAGTTCTCGGCGAGGACCTTGAGGGCGATCCACGCCTGGAGGGTCTCGTCCAGCGCGAGCCACACGGTCGCGAAGGCTCCCGAGCCCACGATGCGTTCGGTGCGGTACCTGCCGATGTACTCGGTCATTGCGGAGGGACCCTCCTGTCCGCCCGGCGATCTAGGGTCTCCATTGAACACCACCACGGGGAGGCGTGCGGAGGGTGGCGACAGGGGTCGAGGTCCACACCGCCGGCGGAGGGTCCGGCGTCGTCGAGGGGCGACCGGTTCGCGTCGGCCGTCATTCAGGTGCCGACGTCGTCGTCGACGACATGCGCGTGTCGCGCGAGCACCTGGTTCTCGAGGAGACCGGATCGGGCTGGGTGGTGCGTGACCCGGGTTCGGGCAACGGCACCTTCCTCGGGGGCGAGCGGGTCGGTGAACTCGTTCTCGCCCCCGGCTCCGAGACCGTGTTGCGTCTCGGTGACCCCCAGGAAGGCCCGTGGGTGCGCATCGTCGTGGCGGCGCGCAGTGCCGAGCCCGCTGGACGCGTCCAGGGCGGGACGGTCGTGATCGGACGCGACACCCGCTGCGATGTCGTCGTCGACGATCTGCTCGCCTCGCGGCGTCATGCCGAGATGCGCACGCGGCCCGATGGTCGCCACGAACTGGTGGACCTCGGCAGCTACAACGGCACGTACGTCAACGGCCGACTGATCGAGGGCGGCGCCGTGCTGGCGGACCGGGATCTGGTCGGTGTGGGACGTAGCTCGCTCACGTACCGCGATGGCACCCTCGTGGTGGCGGCGGCCGACGGGGCGGTGGATTTCGCGGCCCTCGGCGTGACGGTCACGGTGCCGAAGGGGCCGACCCTGGTCCATGACGTGGGCTTCGCCCTCGAGGCCGGTTCGCTGCTGGCGGTCGTGGGACCCTCGGGTGCGGGCAAGTCGACGCTGCTGGGCGCGCTCGCGGGGCTGAGAGAGCCCACGACGGGCACGGTGCTCTTCGGCGGGCTGGACCTGTACGGCACAGACGTCGATGTCCGGTCGCGGATCGGTTTCGTCCCCCAGGACGACCTCGTGCACCCCGAGCTGACCGTTGCGCAATCGATCGCCTATGAGGCGGAGTTGCGGTTCCCGCCCGATGTCAGCGCCGCGGAGCGCAATAGGCGGGTGCGCGAGGTCATGGAGGAACTCGGCCTGACCGCACGGGCGGATGTGCGCGTGGCGCGGCTGTCGGGTGGTCAGCGCAAGCGTGTCAGCGTGGCGCTCGAGGTGTTGACGAGACCGTCGCTGCTGTTCCTCGATGAGCCGACGTCGGGGCTGGACCCCGGACTCGAACGGACGATGATGGAGCTCTTCCGGGAGCTCGCGGACAGCGGGCGGACGGTCATCGTCGTCACCCACAGCGTCGACAGCCTCAACCTGGCGGACCGGGTCCTGTGCCTCGCTCCGGGTGGCCACCCCGCGTTCTTCGGACCTCCGCAGCTGACGACGTCATGGTTCGGCCTGGACGACTACCAGCAGGTCTTCCGCCACCTCAGCACGGTGGAGGTGGTGGCGGCCCGCAAGAGGTTCCTCGACGACGAGTTGGGTGAGCGGTTCCTGACCGGTCCGCTCACGGCGTACTCCCATTCGCCCCGCGGTTCGGAGCGCAACGTCGTGGTGCGACGTCAGCGGTGGGGCCGCCAGCTGTCGATGCTGGTCAGACGGTATGCCCGCGTGCTGCGCGGAGATCCGATGTCGCTGGTGATCCTGTTCGGCGCCGCGCCGGCGCTCGGCCTGTTCATCATGTGGCGTCTGCCCGCGGGTGAGCTCTCCGGGATCGGCGAGGGTGAGCTCCGCATCATCTCGTCGGCCTCGCTGGCATGGTTCATGCCCGTCATCGCGATGACCCAGATCGGCATCTCCGGTTCCATCCGCGAGATCGTGAAGGAACGCCCGATCTTCGTCCGCGAGCGTGCCGTCGGACTGTCGCTGTCCGCGTACGTCGTCTCCAAGTTGCTCGTCCTCGGCGCCGCGACGGTCGTCCAGGCGTGTCTGCTCATCCCGCTGGCGTTGCTGCGTCAGGACGGCCCGCCCGATGCGGTACTGCTCGGATCGCCGATGCTCGAGCTGATCGTCGCCGGCGTGGCCACGGGAATCGCCGCTGTCGCGCTCGGTCTGGCCGTCTCGGCGGCCGTGAACTCGACGAACACCGCTCTGGCGCTGTTGCCGACGATCGTCGTCATCCAGACGCTGTTGGGCTCGGCCGGCGTCTTTCCCGCCGGAACGGACAAGCCGGTCCTGCGCGAGATGAGCTATGCCGCCAGCGCACAGTGGGGATTCTCCGCAGGGGCGTCGACCATCGAGTTGAACGAGCTCCAGGCCTTCATCGGTCTGGCCCGTGAGCTGCGTTCGATCGACGTGGCCGATCCGCTCCCGAGTCTGGAAGCGATCGCGGACCCCGACACGGGTGAGCCGCGCTGGAACCACGACCCAGGGACATGGCTGACGTCCATCGCCGCGTTGGGGGTGATCGCGGCGTCCTTCGCAGTGGTCGCCGGTGTCCTGTTGCGTCGCTTCGACCCGGTCTGATCCGCGGAGAGGGGACTGTCACACCCCGCGCGTATGTTCGATCCCATGAGCGAGAGCCTCGTCATCGACTGCGACACATGCGTCCGCCAGCACACCGACACCTGCGGGGACTGCCTGGTGTCTTTCATCTGCGACCGTGACCCGGGGGAGGCGGTCGTGATCGAACTCGCCGAGTGGCGTTCCCTGGACTCGCTGGCCCGGGCCGGCCTCGTGCCGCGCCTGCGTCACCGCCCGGAACCACCCCGCAGTGGAAGCCCGGCGGCCATGTAGGCGGCGTCGCGAACTCTTCCACGTGGGGTCGGGGCCCTTCCCGCTGCCACCATGGTCGGGTGCCCACCGACGAACTCGCCGCCGAACTGGTGGAGATCGGACGCGCCGCCGGTCTCGCCGCGGTCGGTTTCGCCGACGCGGCGGTGTTCGAGAGCGAGCGTTCGGTGCTCCTGGAACGGCGCGCGGCGGGCCTCGACGCGGGGATGCAGTTCACGTACCGCAACCCACAGCGGTCCACGGATCCGTCGATGACCCTGCCCTCGGCTCGGTCGCTCGTCGTCGGCGCGCTGTCCTATGCCCGGGCGGACCCGGGCGGCGCGGCGTCCGGGTCGGCCCGGGTCGCCCGGTACGCCTGGCGCGACCACTACGCGGATCTGCGGGCCGGACTCGGGGCGATCGCGGACCGTCTGGCCGACGCAGGTCGGCGTGGGGTCGTCCTGGCCGACGACAACGCTCTCGTCGACAGGGCAGCCGCTGTCAGAGCCGGCATCGGTTGGTACGGAAAGAACGCGAACGTCCTGCTCCCGGGGCGGGGTAGCTGGTTCGTCCTCGGCGCGGTACTGACGGACGCGGAACTGGCCCCGTCCCGGCGCCTGGGCGACGGCTGCGGCCCGTGCCGTCGCTGCATGGACGGTGCGTGCCCCACCGATGCCATCGTGGCACCGGGCGTGGTCGATGCCCGCCGGTGCCTCGCGTGGACGGTCCAGGACACCGGCGTCATCCCCGCCTGGCAGCGGGTTGCGCTCGGCGACAGGATCTACGGCTGTGACGACTGTCAGGAGGTCTGCCCGCCGAGCCGGGTGGAGCTCGGACGCGCACCGGAGGCCGAGGCCGATGCCGTGAGCACCACGGACGTCGTGGCGATGCTCGCCGCCGATGACGAGACGCTGCTGGCCTCGTACGGCCGGTGGTACATCCCCCGCCGTGAGCCGCGCTACCTGCGCCGCAACGCCCTAGTCGTCCTCGGCAACGTCGGCGACCCGACGGACCCGTCGGTGATCACGGTCCTGCGTGCCGCGCTGGGTTCCCCCGACGAGATCATCGTCGCCCACGCCGTATGGGCGGCCCGCCGCCTCGGTCTGGGGCACCTCGTGTCGGAACTGGTTCCGGCGCCGGACGCGGACGGACCTGTCGCATCGGAGATGTCCGCGGACGTGGCTGTGCGTCCCGATCTCGCTGTGGGACCACCATGACCCACCTGCTCGTCACCAACGACTTCCCGCCCAAGATCGGGGGGATCCAGAACTACCTGTGGGAGCTGTGGCGACGACTCCCGGCGGACTCCTTCGCGGTCTACACCACCCCCCACGACGATGCCGAGGCCTTCGATGCGGCCCAGCGGTATCGCGTCGTCCGCGCCGACCAGGGCTGGCTGCTGCCCACCCCGGCGCAGATCCGGCGTATCGACGCACTGGCCGCGGAGATCGGGGCGGCATCGGTCCTGTTCGACCCGGCGATGCCCATCGGCGTCTCCGGCCCGTCGCTGTCGGTTCCCTACGGTGTGGTTCTGCACGGGGCGGAGGTCACCGTGCCGGCACGCCTTCCGATCCTCGGGAGGACCCTCGCCCGCACCGTGGAGGAGGCGTCGTTCGTCGTGTCCGCCTCCGGTTACGCCCACGGGGAGGCCGAGCGGCTCGTCGGACACCCGGTGGAGGCCACCTATGTGCCACCCGGTGTGGACGTCGGGCGCTTCGTGCCTCTCGACCAGAGCCGACGCGCGGCGGCGCGCCGGCGCCTCGGCGTGAGCGAGGACGCCGAGGTCGTCGTCAGCGTGTCGCGACTCGTGCGCCGAAAGGGGATGGACGTCCTGATCGAAGCGGCCGCGCGGCTCGCTCCGACGCGCCCGCACCTCGAGGTTGTGATCGCCGGACGTGGCCGCGACGAGGGTCGTCTGCGGCGGCTCGCGGCGCGCCTCGACGCACCGGTCCGCTTCCTCGGGCGCGTGGCGGACGCCGACCTGCCGGCGGTCTACGGGATGGCGGACCTTTTCGTCATGTTGTGCCACAGCCGCTGGGGTGGCATGGAGGAGGAGGGATTCGGCATCGTGTTCCTCGAAGCGGCGGCCGCCGGGATCGCCCAGGTCGCCGGCCGCAGTGGTGGCGCCGCCGAGGCGGTGGCCGATGGCGAGACCGGGATCATCGCCGCGGAGCCGCGGGACGCTCCGGCGGTGGCCGCCATCGTCGCCGACCTGCTCGACGACCCCGCGCGGCGGGCGGCCATGGGCGAAGCGGCCCGGCGCCGCGCCGTGGAGGAGTTCTCCTACGACGTCCTGGTCCGCCGACTGGCGACAGTCTTGGACTGAAGTCTCGCCGTCGCGGCCCCGTCCTGGCATCCTTGGACCCCGTGCGCCGCCTTCTCGTCCCCGACACGATGGACGGCCGGGGAACCCTCGTCGCCAACTGGGTCGGAACGGGTGTCTTCACCGTCACCGCCGTCGCCGCGACCGTCGCCCCCGACACCTTCCGCCTGACCGGTGTCATCGCCGCGCTCGCCCTCTTCGCGATCGGCATGATCGTCATGTTGATCACGTTCGCTGCGGCCGTGGAGCGGTCGCGTCTCGAGGTGGTCTCGGTCGCCGGCGTGTGGTTCGGCGCCGGGACGGTCGCCCTTCCCATACGGCTCCGATTCGCCGCCGCACTGGGCATCCAGTTGACGGTCGCGTTCACGACCGCGAGCATCCGACCCTTCACCTCGCTGGCGTTCGGTATCCTCGCGCCGTTGTTCGGGCTGGGGCTCGGCGGTCTGTGGGCCGCCGGCCACGGTTCGTTCGCCAAGCGAGACAAGCTCGACCACAAGAGGCCACCACGGCCTCCGCCGGCACCGCCGGCCGTTCCCGGAGACTGACCCGATGTCGGAGCAGGCAACCCAACAGACCATCATCGACGCACCGCCCGAGAGGTGTTTCGCGGTGGCCGTCGACTTCGAGCACTACCCCACGTGGGCCAGTGACGTGAAGGAGGTCGCCGTGCTGCGGCGCGACGACGACGGTCGGGGAGGTCTCGTGTGCTTCCGGGCGGCGGCGATGGGCCGGTCGACCACGTACACGCTGCAGTACTTCTACGGCTCGAATCCGCTGCGGATGGCCTGGAAGCTCGTCGAGGGTGACGTCACGCGCCAACTCGACGGCGAGTACCTCTTCGAGGCGGTCGAAGGTGACAACGACCGCACGCTCGTCAGCTACCACCTGGTCGCCGACATCGTCGTCCCACTGCCGGGCTTCGTGAAGAGGCGGGCCGAGGCCCGCATCATGCGGTCCGCCCTCGAGCAGCTCCGCACGCAGGTCGAGGCACAGGTCCGATGACGGCGGGCGGGCGTCCGCTCGCCGCCGTGGGTGATGCCGCGACACCGGATCCCGCGTCGATCCTGGTCTTCACGGGCAAGGGGGGTGTCGGCAAGACGACCGTCGCGGCCGCCACCGCGCTGCGGTGCGCCGCGGCCGGCGCCCGCACCCTCGTCCTGTCCGCCGACCCCGCCCATTCGCTCGGCGACGTCCTCGGTGAGCGGATCGACCCCGAGCCGACGGCGGTTGCACCGGATCTCTGGGCGCAGCAGCTCGATGCCCGGCGCCGGCTGGAGTCGTCGTGGGAGGTCGTACGCGCCTGGCTCGTGGAGATGTTCCGCTGGGCGGGTGCCTCGGGTCTCGAAGCCGAGGAACTCGCCGTGCTCCCCGGGCTCGACGAGGTGTTCGCGCTCACCGACATCCGTCGTCACGCCACCAGCGGGGACTTCGACGTGGTGGTCGTCGACTGCGGGCCCTCCGCGGAGACGGTCCGGCTGCTGTCGCTGCCCAACGTGTTGTCGTCCTACATGGAGCGCCTGTTCCCGGTCGGCCGGGCGGTCAACCGTGCGGTCGCCCCGGTGCTCGGTCGCCTGACCGACATGCCCGTCGCCGGTGAGGCCGTGCTCGACGGAGTGGCGGGCCTGCACCGGGATCTCGGCGCGGTCCACGCGCTACTGAGCGACCCGGACGTCACGAGGATCAGACTCGTCGTCAACGCCGAATCCGTTGTCATCGCCGAGTCCCGAAGGACCCACACGTACCTCTCGTTGTTCGGCTACGCCCCGGACGCCGTGATCGTCAACCGTGTGCTGGACCGGGACCTCGATGTCGGTGGTCTCGACGAATGGCGTACGCGCCAACACGACGTCGTGGAGTCGCTCGGAGGCCTGTTCGGGCCGCTGCCGATCCTGCCGTGCGGGTTCGACCCGCGTGAGCTCGTCGGCACCGCCGTCGTCGGAGAACTGGGCGCCACCCTGTGGAGCGGGCACGACCCGCTCGACCGACTCAGCCACGCGGACTCCCTCGACGTGACTGTGCTCGGTGACCACGCCCGACTGCGGATGACACTGCCGTTCGTCGAGCGCGGGGATCTCGCCGCCGCTCGCCGCGGCGACGATCTCGTCGTCTCGGTCGGTCCCCACCGACGTCACCTCGCCCTTCCCGCATCGCTGGTCTCACGTGAGGTGACCGGAGCGAAGCTCGACGGAGCCGTCCTGACCGTCCGTTTCGGCGCTCCCGGGTCCCTCGCGGAATCGCCGACCGCGATGGCCGCACGGTGAGCGGGGAGGACCCCCTGGGCGATGCCCTCGACGGCGTCGCCCACCTCCAGGCGGCGGGACTCGAACTGATCGCGGCGGCCCGGTCGTTTCTCGACGCGGCGGAGGCGACGCTGGCCGATCCCGACCAGGCCCGGCGCGCCGCTGCGGCACTGGCCGCCGTGGTCGGGGCGTATCTCGAGGCGCAGGGGCGTCCCGGCCGTGGTTCACGCGACGACGGTGCCGCAGGCGGCGGTCTGCGCCGCGTCGACATCTCGTGAGGGACGCGCCCGTCGTCGGTGTCGACATCGGAGGCACGTCGCTGCGCGCGGTCACGATCGGGGCGGGCGCGACGGTGGACCGCGAGCTGCGGATGGAACGTCCCGAACACGCCGATCGGATCGTCGAGGGCATCGTGAGACTCGCCACCGAACTGGTCCCCGGGGGGCCGGGTGCCGTCGGGGTGGGTTGTGCGGGTCTCGTGGATCGGCTCGGAGTCGTACGCACCTCGCCCAACATCGCGGCATTCGTCGAGTTCCCGCTACGAGAGCAACTCGGCGCCGCGCTCGGGGTCCCCGTCGTCGTCGACAACGACGCCAATGCAGCCGCGTTCGCCGAGCTGACGTCGGGTGCAGCCGTCGGTGTGTCGACCGGCGTCTTCGTCGCGTTCGGCACCGGAATCGGCGCGGCGGTCATCCGCGACGGTGGACTCGCCCGGGGCGAGAACGGATTCGCCGGGGAGGTCGGGCACATGCGCATCGTCCCGGACGGCCCGGAGTGCGTGTGCGGCCGACGGGGGTGCTGGGAACAGATGGCGTCGGGCACTGCGCTGGCGCGCATGGCCCGGAGCGCCGCCGCGACGGGAGATGCGGAAGCGATCCGTGTCGCTGCGGGCGAGGTGGACGCGATCCGCAGCGAACACGTGGCGGCGATGGCCCGCGACGGTGACCCCGTCGCGCTGTCGCTGCTGGACGAGGTCGCGCGATGGATCGGGGTCGGAGTGGAGGCGCTCGTCCTCACCCTGGACCCCGGGGTCGTGGTCATCGGCGGGGGACTGGTCGAGATCGGTCCGCCGTTCTTCGCTGCGGTCAGGCGCGAGATCGACGCGACGATGATCGAGCGGGACCACCGACCGGCGCCCGCGGTCGTCCCGGCCGCGTACGGCGACATCGCCGGTGCGCTCGGCGCCGCGATGCTCGCGCGCAGCGTGATCTGAGCCCGACCTCCGGGGTGCCGCGACGCCGGGGGGAGGGGTCGGTACGGTGTGAACATGGAGTTTCGCCGCATTACGAACCTCCCGCCGTACGTCTTCACCATCATCGACTCGTTGAAGGTCGAAGGGCGACGGCAGGGAGACGACATCGTCGACCTCGGCTTCGGCAATCCGGACCTGCCTTCGCCGGAGATCGCCGTGGAGAAGCTGACCGAGGCCGCACACAATCCGCGCAATCACCGCTACTCGTCGAGCCGGGGCCTTCCCAAGCTGCGCGAGGCCATCGCCAACTTCTACCTGCACCGCTTCGGTGTCGATCTCGACCCCGAGACCGAGGTCATCAACACCATCGGCGCGAAGGAGGGCCTGTCGCATCTGATGTGGGTTCTCGCCCAGCCCGGTGACGCCGTGCTCGTGCCGTCGCCGTCATATCCCATCCACCTCTACGCCCCCCTGTTCGCGGGCGCCGAGGTCCGTGAGATCCCGCTTTCCACTGGTGCAGACATGTTCGGCACTCTCTGCGAGCGGTTCGAGTACTCGTGGCCGCGGCCGCGGGCGATCATCTTGTCGTTCCCGCACAATCCGACCACTGCCTGTGTCGACCTGGACTTCATGAAGGGTGTGGTCGATTTCGCCCGCGAACGTGAAGTGATCATCGTGCACGACTTCGCGTACGCCGACATCGGCTTCGACGGCTACCGCCCCCCGTCGATCCTGCAGGTCGAAGGGGCCAAGGACGTCGCCGTCGAGCTGTACTCGATGACCAAGTCGTTCTCGATGGCCGGGTGGCGCATGGCTTTCCTCGCCGGCAACCGGGAGGTCGTCCAGGCTCTGGCCAAGCTCAAGTCGTACCTCGACTACGGCATGTTCCAGCCCGTGCAGATAGCCGCGACCGTGACGCTCAACGAGGCACCGGACCACCCCAAGCTCGTCAACGAGATCTACCAGGGACGCCGCGACGCGCTGTGCGAGGGCCTGTCCCGCATCGGGTGGGAGATCGAGAAGCCCAAGGGGACGATGTTCGTCTGGGCTCCGATACCCGAGCCCTACCGGGACATGGGATCCGTCGAGTTCGCGTCCTACCTCGTTCGTGAGGCGAAGGTCGCGGTCTCGCCCGGGGTCGGCTTCGGGCCCGGTGGCGAGGGCCACGTGCGGTTCGCTCTCATCGAGAACGAGCACCGGATCAAACAGGGCGTTCGGAACCTGCGGCGCACCCTCGAGAAGCTCGACGGCACGGACTGATCCGACCCGGTCGACTGGTCGGCCAACTCAGTCGACGGCCCAGTCGCGTGACCTGCTGACGGCCTCGCGCCACCGGTCGTGGCGTTCGTCCACCCCGGTTCGGTCCTGCGCCGGGGATACGGACACGTCGAGCGCCCAGCGCGAGCGGACGTCGTCGGGTGAATCCCAGACCCCGGCGGCCAGCCCGGCCAGGTAGGCGGCGCCGAGCGCGGTGGTCTCGGCGGTCTTCGGCCGCTCGACGGTCACCCCGAGCTGGTCCGCCTGCAGTTGCAGGAGAAGGCCCATCGCGGACGCTCCGCCGTCGACGCGCAAGGCCGTGACGTCGTGGCCCGATGCCGTCGTCATGGCGTCCACGACGTCACGTGTCTGATGCACCATCGATTCCACGACGGCGCGTGCCAGTTCCGCGCGGCCGGTCCCGCGGGTGATGCCGACGATCGTGCCGCGTGCGCGGGGGTCCCACCAGGGACTGCCGAGGCCGGTGAAGGCGGGTACGAACATCACGCCGCCGGTGTCGTCGCACGACAGGGCGAGGGCCTCGAGCTCGGACGCGGCCCCGATGATGCCGAGGCCGTCCCTGAGCCACTGCACCGCGGCACCCGTGACGAAGATGGCGCCCTCGAGCGCGTAGGTGAGGGTTCCGTCGAGGTCCCACGCGACCGTGGTCAACAGGCCGTCCACCGGCTCGGGACAGGTCGACCCGACGTTCATCAGC from Acidimicrobiales bacterium encodes:
- a CDS encoding DUF6777-containing protein, yielding MTEYIGRYRTERIVGSGAFATVWLALDETLQAWIALKVLAENWARDSEIRNRFLEEARIMWRADSDHIVRIHNVDVLDDGRPYFVMDYADRGSLALRMTQRAEAGYGWGVDEVRSIGADMCRGLEVAHSLGVVHRDLKPANVLFQTEPEHRGEREERLLLTDFGVARSLATSRGTTIATGTPHYMAPEQADGQADERSDIYSAGVVLYQLLAGRVPYEHGSLRQLLLAHHTETPPRIETLRNDIPPALADTVHRALSIDPDERIASAAALRTALEGDQSVPPVTSGDAMNTVGPATFAAVGASQAAPAAAAAVGTPPGDSTGGPPTDGPPPTAATGDGGGGRRRGWWKVVVPLVLVLGGLGAALAIIVSSGDDEGDGPEITELVAEPIASVGLDPFFPSLVPSLPDLASLDLPEPGDIELPTGLIDELGGSVEPADIGDLAEEVLEGLNPGIGLPTGIDLPTLDIPTVDAPPSGAASGPTISGAAPGLYGGTNVIDVCNRGQLVEFLAENADKAAAWAAAQGITVDQIPSFVDSLTDVILQVDTRVTNHGFSGGVANAIDSVLQAGTAVLVDDFGVPRVRCFCGNPLLPARGEIPADIGVIGDTWDGFDAATAVVIAAVDEIPEFVLDDVLSNVVIFRPPGADAVDSTLIPTVLGPSGEIVTAVLITPGAVVNSLGAGETFSTESVEVSLDPSELVWLAISRAEGLVDTETGVGGRDSPDGFPDIDFAGVDDRIVVTVTAPSGAARTVELDANDAFAAATGNQAVLYGTYPSVRVVTNTDFDADPAVPTFSLVRETGELTSFLDDEGPGTYTFEFSFINDFTTVGATPRLSMLIGTAGTGGPTTTPPPTPNPTASPTTTDTPAIPTPTADIVLGEGDVQVTLRWTGDADLDLYVTDPTGAEISYSNTPVDSGGQLDVDTIPGCGVGAGGQVENVFWPLGAAPPGSYSAYVDVFSDCGNSDIPFSLEIRVDGEVVASTGGSLGGGQQQSETIAAEVS
- a CDS encoding ATP-binding cassette domain-containing protein, giving the protein MATGVEVHTAGGGSGVVEGRPVRVGRHSGADVVVDDMRVSREHLVLEETGSGWVVRDPGSGNGTFLGGERVGELVLAPGSETVLRLGDPQEGPWVRIVVAARSAEPAGRVQGGTVVIGRDTRCDVVVDDLLASRRHAEMRTRPDGRHELVDLGSYNGTYVNGRLIEGGAVLADRDLVGVGRSSLTYRDGTLVVAAADGAVDFAALGVTVTVPKGPTLVHDVGFALEAGSLLAVVGPSGAGKSTLLGALAGLREPTTGTVLFGGLDLYGTDVDVRSRIGFVPQDDLVHPELTVAQSIAYEAELRFPPDVSAAERNRRVREVMEELGLTARADVRVARLSGGQRKRVSVALEVLTRPSLLFLDEPTSGLDPGLERTMMELFRELADSGRTVIVVTHSVDSLNLADRVLCLAPGGHPAFFGPPQLTTSWFGLDDYQQVFRHLSTVEVVAARKRFLDDELGERFLTGPLTAYSHSPRGSERNVVVRRQRWGRQLSMLVRRYARVLRGDPMSLVILFGAAPALGLFIMWRLPAGELSGIGEGELRIISSASLAWFMPVIAMTQIGISGSIREIVKERPIFVRERAVGLSLSAYVVSKLLVLGAATVVQACLLIPLALLRQDGPPDAVLLGSPMLELIVAGVATGIAAVALGLAVSAAVNSTNTALALLPTIVVIQTLLGSAGVFPAGTDKPVLREMSYAASAQWGFSAGASTIELNELQAFIGLARELRSIDVADPLPSLEAIADPDTGEPRWNHDPGTWLTSIAALGVIAASFAVVAGVLLRRFDPV
- the queG gene encoding tRNA epoxyqueuosine(34) reductase QueG — protein: MPTDELAAELVEIGRAAGLAAVGFADAAVFESERSVLLERRAAGLDAGMQFTYRNPQRSTDPSMTLPSARSLVVGALSYARADPGGAASGSARVARYAWRDHYADLRAGLGAIADRLADAGRRGVVLADDNALVDRAAAVRAGIGWYGKNANVLLPGRGSWFVLGAVLTDAELAPSRRLGDGCGPCRRCMDGACPTDAIVAPGVVDARRCLAWTVQDTGVIPAWQRVALGDRIYGCDDCQEVCPPSRVELGRAPEAEADAVSTTDVVAMLAADDETLLASYGRWYIPRREPRYLRRNALVVLGNVGDPTDPSVITVLRAALGSPDEIIVAHAVWAARRLGLGHLVSELVPAPDADGPVASEMSADVAVRPDLAVGPP